Within Caproicibacterium argilliputei, the genomic segment AGTGTTGCCTCCCCGGCAGCCGGTGTCCGTACCGCAGATGAAATCCGTCGGCGGATTCGTGAGGAACTGGGCATTACCGTCAGCGTCGGTGTCAGTTGGAACAAGGTGTTTGCCAAACTGGGCAGCGACTACAAAAAGCCGGATGCCACCACGGTTTTTCTGCGAAATGACTGGAAAAGCCGTATCTGGCCACTTCCCGTTGAAAATCTGCTGTTCGTCGGGCGCGCCACCCAGAAAAAGCTGCTGGAATACGGTGTGCATACCATCGGCGACCTCGCCGCAATGCCGCAGAACGTGCTGCAGGCGCGCTTCGGAAAAAGCGGTGCTGTTCTGTGGAACTACGCCAATGGTCTGGATACGGCGCCGGTGGAGCACTGGGGCAGCAGAGCTGCAGTGAAATCCATCGGAAACTCTGTCACCACGCCGCATGACCTGACCTGCGAAGCGGATGTGAAGCGGGTGTTTCTGGAGCTTGCAGACAGCGTTGCCCGCCGCCTGCGAGAGCAGACATTCCTGGCGCGAACCGTTACCATCAGCGTACGGGACACGTCCCTGCACACTTTCACGCGCCGCCGCACGCGCGTACAGTACACCAACATCACCCGGGAAATCGCCGCAGACGCGCTGACGCTGTTTCAGGAAAGCTATCACTGGTCACTGCCGCTGCGCAGTATTGGGCTGACCGTTTCCGATTTTACAGCCGCAGAAGCGTGCGTACAGACAAACCTGTTTCAGGACGAATTGGAACGTGAGCGCGAGGAAAAACTCGATGCTGCGCTGGACAGCCTGAAAAAGCGCTACGGAACCGCCTGCGTGCAGCCAGCTGTTCTGCTGCACGACAATCCCTGCGACCGCTTTTCCCCGCTTCCACCCGCCTGCAAATAGCGCTTAGTTCCCCAGCGCGGCAAAGAAGGTTTCATAGGCATCCGACCACTCTGCGATGGGCTCCTCCGCGCGGCCATTGCAACTGCAGAAAATATCGTCGGTAAACTGTTCGCCCATTTCAAACAGTTCCCCCACCGTGACCGGATAGCCCAGTTCCGTTGCACAGGTGCAGAAAGCGTCCATCGGGTCTGCTGCACTGCGCGTGGCAAGCAGCGCTGCTTTCAGCCGGCTGTCCGCGCGCGCATCATCCAGCAGTCTGGCAAGTGTTTCGTTCATATGAATTCTCCTTTCCCAAATACAAAAAGTCCGCAGGGATTCCCTGCGGACTGCGGTGTCCGTGCGTTTATGCCAGGACATCCACCTCATGTGTGCCGTCTGTGACTGCCGATGTGCTGCCAGAAACCTGCGCGGTCTGCTGCGCGGCGGTTACAGCAGTCTGTGCTGACTGTGTACCGGACGCGGCAGTGGAACCGGAAGACGGATTTTCCAACTGCTGAATTTTCTGCTCCAGCTGCTCAATTTTATTCTGCAGGGTTTGCATTTGCGTCTGTACTTCCTTGCTGGAAGTGTCACTCTGCTTCAGTTTGGTCAGCTGCTTTTCATAGTTCTGTTCTTCTTTTTCCAGCTGCGAGATCTGCTGCGATGTGTCGCTGCTGGTGGATGTGGTGCGGCCGACAGAGCCGGTCGCGTTAATAGATAAACTGCTCATAGAACGAACCTCCTTCTGATACATACTTCCATATATTTTCTTTCACTATAAGCTTCCTGTTAGAAAATGTCAATCTGTATCACACAACCTTCACATAACAAACCGAAAATAGAGCCTTACCGTGAAAAATATGTCGTTTTTTGTCTATCAAACCGTTCTGCCGCCAAAATTCCAGCATCGGCTCCGAAAGTGCTGTCCCTGTGGTAAATCAAAGATAAGTCCCGCCAAAACGCCAACCCACGCACGCAGAGTTGTCGCAGGTTCCGCAAATTTCATAAAAAGCAAAAGCCGGAGCAACCCATACGTTTGTGTATGGCTGCTCTGGCTTTTTTGCGGCAGCGTTCTTTTCTTTCAGGAAAAAGCGGAAGCCGCCGCCTGCATTTCTTCAAACGATGACGGGTCCGCCTCCCGCAGTTTTTGCTGCACCGCCTTCGGCTGGGCGTAAAACCACTCATAACTGGAAAGATCCTGATCCAGCAAGTCTGTCAGACACAGGTGCCGGTCGGAACTGGAGGCGTGTCGGTCAGCCATCTGCCTCCCCTCCAATCCGGTTCACGAAAGCCCGCATTGCTTCCTTGGAATGCACCTGCCGTGCCTGCTGCACAACCGCCTGCCGTGTGCTGTGGTTCATAGACGCAAATTTCTGCGCCGCCGCTTCGTTTTCAAACAAGGCCATGCCAAAACCAAGCGGCAACTCTTTCAGCGGTTCCATGCACATCCCTCCGCAGTCAATCTGTTCTTTCCGGCCACTTACGAAAGCAGTCGAATCAGAACGTGTTTTAGTGTATGCCGGCTGCCAGCGGATATCCGCGCGCTGCAGGGGAAATGAACGGTTTCTATTCCAGTATTTCGTGGCATTCCGCCGGGATGCCAATATCCACAGGAACGATTTCCCCACAAAATGGAATTGATTTTTCTAAAAGATGTGCGGGCTTCAGGGAGTCAAAAGCCATGGTCCATGTGGCACGCACCGCACCGGGAGACACTTCGCCGGTGTCTGCACTGACACCGCTTGGCATATCCAGCGCCAGTATGGAGCGCCCGCCGGCGTTGAGCACCTCGGTGACCAACCGCATAGACTGGCGCAGCGCGCCGTGAAAACCGGTTCCGTAAATAGCATCGACAGCTA encodes:
- the dinB gene encoding DNA polymerase IV encodes the protein MDRIILHSDCNCFYASVEALYHPELRNKPFAVGGDPEKRHGIILTKNQLAKQCGVATGEALWQARRKCPELVVLPPRFPLYTQFSKRARTLYLQYTDQVEPFGLDEAWLDITGSVASPAAGVRTADEIRRRIREELGITVSVGVSWNKVFAKLGSDYKKPDATTVFLRNDWKSRIWPLPVENLLFVGRATQKKLLEYGVHTIGDLAAMPQNVLQARFGKSGAVLWNYANGLDTAPVEHWGSRAAVKSIGNSVTTPHDLTCEADVKRVFLELADSVARRLREQTFLARTVTISVRDTSLHTFTRRRTRVQYTNITREIAADALTLFQESYHWSLPLRSIGLTVSDFTAAEACVQTNLFQDELEREREEKLDAALDSLKKRYGTACVQPAVLLHDNPCDRFSPLPPACK
- a CDS encoding FlxA-like family protein — encoded protein: MSSLSINATGSVGRTTSTSSDTSQQISQLEKEEQNYEKQLTKLKQSDTSSKEVQTQMQTLQNKIEQLEQKIQQLENPSSGSTAASGTQSAQTAVTAAQQTAQVSGSTSAVTDGTHEVDVLA